In Pseudomonas fluorescens, a genomic segment contains:
- a CDS encoding M14 family metallopeptidase translates to MTVALTSIKISTDFDSGNIQVLDASDAYQLLLAIEPDTRSAHFQWFHFKAEGMHVGHTHTFRLSNASHSSYKHAWSGYNAVASYDHINWFRVPTRFDGETLHISLETREKHAWFAYFEPYSRERHDWLIEQAVTRAGAKLLATGKSVEGRDIQLLRRGKGGSNRRKVWIIAQQHPGEHMAEWFMEGIIERLQQDGDAELRKLLAVADLYLIPNMNPDGAFHGHLRTNAMGQDLNRAWQSANQETSPEVLFVQQQMEKHGVDLFLDIHGDEEIPYVFTAGCEGNPGYTPRIEALEKHFRSHLSALTRDFQTTHGYTRDLPGEANMTLACNAVGEKYDCLSLTLEMPFKDNDDAPNPHTGWSGKRSMQLGKDVLSTIADIVTVLR, encoded by the coding sequence ATGACCGTGGCCTTGACCTCTATCAAGATCAGCACCGACTTCGACAGTGGCAATATCCAGGTTCTGGATGCCAGCGATGCCTATCAGTTGCTGCTCGCCATCGAACCCGATACCCGCAGCGCACATTTCCAGTGGTTCCACTTCAAGGCCGAAGGCATGCACGTGGGCCATACCCACACTTTCCGCCTGAGCAACGCCAGCCATTCTTCCTATAAGCATGCGTGGAGCGGCTACAACGCTGTCGCCTCCTACGACCATATCAACTGGTTCCGCGTGCCCACGCGCTTTGATGGCGAGACCTTGCACATCAGCCTCGAAACCCGTGAGAAACACGCCTGGTTCGCCTACTTCGAACCCTACAGCCGCGAACGCCACGACTGGCTGATCGAGCAGGCCGTGACCCGCGCAGGCGCTAAATTGCTGGCCACCGGTAAAAGTGTCGAAGGCCGTGATATCCAGTTGCTACGTCGTGGCAAAGGCGGCAGCAACCGGCGCAAGGTCTGGATCATCGCCCAGCAACACCCCGGCGAACACATGGCCGAATGGTTCATGGAAGGCATCATCGAACGCCTGCAACAGGATGGCGATGCCGAGCTGAGGAAGCTCCTGGCCGTTGCCGACCTGTACCTGATCCCCAACATGAACCCTGACGGTGCCTTCCATGGCCACTTGCGCACCAACGCCATGGGCCAGGACCTCAACCGCGCGTGGCAGAGCGCCAACCAGGAAACCAGCCCGGAAGTGCTGTTCGTGCAGCAACAGATGGAAAAGCATGGCGTCGACCTGTTCCTCGACATCCATGGCGACGAGGAAATCCCCTACGTGTTCACCGCCGGTTGCGAAGGCAACCCGGGATACACCCCGCGCATCGAAGCCCTGGAAAAACACTTCCGCAGCCACCTGAGCGCGCTGACCCGTGACTTCCAGACCACCCACGGCTACACCCGCGACCTGCCGGGCGAAGCCAACATGACCTTGGCCTGCAATGCCGTCGGCGAGAAATACGATTGCCTTTCGCTGACCCTGGAAATGCCGTTCAAGGACAACGACGATGCGCCCAACCCGCACACCGGCTGGTCGGGCAAACGTTCGATGCAATTGGGTAAGGATGTGTTGAGCACGATCGCCGATATCGTGACCGTCCTGCGCTAA
- a CDS encoding cytochrome b yields MNAQPRFFTPLARLLHWLMALMIIAMLFIGAGLAASVSERHEWLIHLHKPLGIAILALVIVRLVVRFSTRQPPLPSDLPLWQTLAAKASHLVLYALMLVLPLLGWAMISAAGDPVMLSSSIQLPALVGANAPLFAVLRKAHGYLAYLLFLTVLLHLAAALFHGLIRRDGVLQSMTGTKD; encoded by the coding sequence ATGAATGCCCAACCACGGTTTTTCACGCCCCTGGCGCGCCTGCTGCATTGGTTGATGGCGCTGATGATCATCGCGATGCTGTTTATCGGTGCGGGGTTGGCCGCGTCGGTGTCCGAGCGGCATGAATGGTTGATTCACCTGCACAAGCCGTTGGGGATTGCGATTCTGGCGCTGGTGATCGTGCGGCTGGTGGTGCGCTTTTCCACGCGCCAACCACCGCTGCCCAGCGATTTGCCGTTGTGGCAAACACTGGCGGCCAAGGCGTCTCACCTGGTGCTGTATGCCTTGATGCTGGTGCTGCCGCTGCTGGGTTGGGCGATGATTTCAGCGGCGGGCGACCCGGTGATGCTGAGCAGTTCGATACAGCTGCCGGCGCTGGTGGGCGCGAATGCACCGTTGTTCGCGGTGTTACGCAAGGCCCATGGGTATCTGGCCTACCTGCTGTTCCTGACGGTGCTTTTGCACCTGGCGGCGGCGTTATTCCACGGGCTGATTCGGCGCGATGGCGTGTTGCAAAGCATGACCGGTACCAAAGACTGA
- a CDS encoding catalase family peroxidase: protein MVDHSSPPRLALSTASLIARLVGIGAVVAVVAGAFAYVNGTLDPQRLRPTTLVNALETNNGVHPGFRRNHAKGVCVAGYFESSAEARAYSSAQVFSAAKTPIIGRFALPSGNPYAPDSSVPIRSFAVQFTQANGQQWRTGMNSMPVFPVGTPEAFYQLLKAGAPDPATGKPNPASMPAFFASHPETAPFLAWVKTARPSASYATETYNGINAFYLVNADGKRQAVRWGVVPQSQDAPGDSAPAGNDFLEKDLVQRLAAGPLRWQLNMTLANPGDPLDDASKTWAGEHKVINVGSLVLDSSQPQVDGDCRDINFDPLILPSGIEASNDPLLAARSAAYASSYLRRAGEVSPLHNAPQESKP, encoded by the coding sequence ATGGTAGATCACTCATCACCACCCCGTCTTGCGCTGAGTACTGCGAGCCTGATTGCTCGACTTGTCGGCATCGGTGCGGTTGTTGCGGTTGTTGCGGGGGCGTTTGCCTACGTCAACGGCACCCTCGACCCACAACGCCTGCGGCCCACGACGCTGGTCAATGCCCTGGAAACCAATAACGGTGTGCATCCGGGGTTCCGCCGCAACCACGCCAAGGGTGTGTGCGTCGCGGGTTATTTCGAGAGCAGCGCCGAGGCGCGCGCGTATTCCAGCGCCCAAGTCTTCAGCGCAGCCAAAACCCCCATCATCGGCCGATTTGCCTTGCCCAGCGGCAACCCCTATGCACCGGACAGCAGCGTGCCGATCCGCAGTTTTGCCGTGCAATTTACCCAAGCCAACGGCCAGCAGTGGCGCACCGGGATGAACAGCATGCCGGTGTTCCCGGTGGGCACGCCCGAGGCGTTCTACCAGCTGCTCAAGGCCGGCGCGCCCGACCCGGCCACCGGCAAGCCGAACCCGGCGAGTATGCCGGCGTTTTTTGCTTCTCACCCTGAGACCGCGCCGTTCCTGGCGTGGGTCAAGACCGCCAGGCCATCGGCCAGCTATGCCACTGAAACGTACAACGGCATCAATGCGTTTTACCTGGTGAACGCCGACGGCAAACGCCAGGCCGTGCGTTGGGGCGTCGTACCGCAGAGCCAGGATGCACCCGGCGATAGCGCACCGGCAGGCAATGACTTTCTGGAGAAAGACCTGGTGCAACGCCTGGCGGCAGGACCGCTGCGTTGGCAATTGAACATGACCCTGGCCAACCCCGGTGACCCGCTGGACGATGCGAGCAAGACCTGGGCCGGTGAGCACAAGGTCATCAACGTCGGCAGCCTGGTGCTGGACAGCAGCCAGCCACAGGTCGATGGGGATTGCCGTGACATCAACTTCGACCCGCTGATTTTGCCGAGCGGCATCGAGGCATCCAATGATCCGCTGCTGGCGGCCCGTTCGGCTGCGTATGCCAGTTCTTACCTGCGTCGCGCTGGCGAAGTCAGCCCCTTGCACAATGCCCCTCAGGAGTCGAAGCCATGA
- a CDS encoding RNA polymerase sigma factor, protein MHALDEQLRELIPRLRRFAVSLTRHASSADDLVQSTLERAIIRWDDKRLEGDLRAWLFSILYRQFLDAHRRTRRYARMLEFFTGRDDAEPSVERTVMAQATLQAFDQLNTEQRALLLWVSVEGLSYKEVAEILDVPIGTVMSRLSRARQALRQLSDGEIASPSLRILK, encoded by the coding sequence ATGCACGCACTCGACGAACAGTTACGTGAACTCATCCCCAGGCTGCGGCGCTTTGCCGTGTCCCTGACCCGTCACGCCAGCAGCGCCGACGACTTGGTGCAGTCGACCCTGGAACGGGCGATCATCCGCTGGGACGACAAACGTCTGGAAGGCGACCTGCGCGCCTGGCTGTTCTCGATCCTCTACCGGCAGTTCCTCGATGCCCATCGACGCACCCGCCGCTATGCACGCATGCTCGAATTCTTCACCGGGCGCGATGATGCCGAGCCCTCGGTCGAGCGCACGGTGATGGCCCAAGCCACCTTGCAAGCCTTCGATCAACTCAACACCGAGCAACGTGCGCTGCTGCTGTGGGTGTCGGTCGAAGGTTTGAGCTACAAGGAAGTCGCAGAAATCCTCGACGTGCCCATCGGCACCGTGATGTCGCGCCTGTCGCGGGCGCGCCAGGCCCTGCGCCAACTCAGCGATGGCGAAATCGCCAGCCCTTCCCTGCGGATACTCAAATGA
- a CDS encoding anti-sigma factor family protein, which produces MINLPPSERDLHAYVDHQLLESDRRVLETYLAAHPEVAAQVHAWQQDAQLLRAALSGVLHQPANPGLDPMLIRQRIKHQSRRHFATAAVLLIAVSLGGIGGWHAREATQPPLLPMADAMQAYRLFAQDGIMPADYRSSDSGTMQTWLDRYFNQAHRLPDLSQAGFKPVSARLLTTEQGAAAMVLYEDTQGRHISFYIRPPGPDNGFLPRGYRSADGLHAEYWSGAGYNYAMVSPVDQPTAPLLKF; this is translated from the coding sequence ATGATCAACCTGCCCCCCAGCGAACGCGATTTGCATGCCTACGTCGATCACCAGCTCCTGGAGAGTGATCGGCGTGTGCTTGAAACCTACTTGGCGGCCCACCCCGAAGTCGCGGCCCAAGTCCACGCCTGGCAGCAGGATGCGCAATTGCTGCGCGCGGCACTGAGTGGCGTCCTGCACCAGCCGGCCAACCCTGGGCTGGACCCGATGCTGATTCGCCAGCGCATCAAACATCAGTCCCGCCGCCATTTCGCGACAGCGGCGGTGCTGCTGATTGCCGTCAGCCTCGGTGGCATTGGCGGCTGGCACGCCCGTGAAGCCACGCAACCGCCGCTGCTGCCCATGGCCGACGCCATGCAGGCCTACCGCCTGTTTGCCCAGGACGGCATCATGCCGGCCGACTACCGCTCTTCGGACAGCGGCACGATGCAAACCTGGCTTGATCGCTACTTCAACCAGGCCCACCGCCTGCCGGACTTGAGCCAGGCAGGTTTCAAGCCGGTCAGCGCACGCTTGCTCACCACCGAGCAAGGCGCAGCGGCGATGGTGTTGTACGAAGACACGCAAGGTCGACACATCAGCTTCTACATCCGCCCACCGGGCCCGGACAACGGCTTTCTGCCCCGTGGCTACCGCAGCGCTGACGGCTTACACGCCGAATACTGGTCCGGCGCCGGCTACAACTATGCGATGGTCAGCCCGGTGGATCAGCCCACCGCGCCACTGCTGAAGTTCTAG
- the zapE gene encoding cell division protein ZapE — translation MAVFPLIRRLLGKTPGTRVDASIPMFFQHKAEQQGYTLSAGQAQAIAAMARETAHLLAGQPTRSLYLHGPVGRGKSWLLDGFFQALPMAEKQRVHFHDFFARLHRGMFAHRQRPDALATTLDELLEGCRVLCFDEFHVHDIGDAMLISRLFKALFKRGVLVLVTSNYPPAGLLPNPLYHQRFKPVIDLIAARMEVLEVSSPRDFRSLPQAHAEQRFTQGQYVWPGTPAQREALGLPTTDCPPQPLSVGARQLTCRQREAHRIAFTFSDLCEQLTAVMDYLLLCDDFDHWIIDGLPYLADCPIAVQQRFINLVDVLYDRDKQLTLIGEQPLAKSLEGQAIDLARTASRLNQLQTVSPQRAPDPVS, via the coding sequence TTGGCCGTGTTTCCCCTGATCCGACGCCTGCTCGGTAAAACCCCCGGCACCCGCGTCGACGCCTCCATCCCGATGTTCTTTCAGCACAAGGCCGAGCAACAGGGCTACACCCTCAGCGCCGGCCAGGCCCAGGCGATCGCCGCCATGGCCCGCGAAACCGCGCACCTGCTGGCCGGCCAACCGACCCGCAGCCTGTACCTGCACGGCCCGGTGGGGCGCGGCAAAAGCTGGCTGCTCGATGGGTTTTTCCAGGCGTTGCCAATGGCCGAAAAACAACGCGTACATTTCCATGACTTTTTCGCCCGCCTGCACCGGGGCATGTTCGCCCATCGTCAGCGGCCAGACGCACTGGCCACGACCCTGGATGAGCTGCTCGAGGGCTGCCGCGTACTGTGCTTCGACGAGTTCCACGTCCACGATATTGGCGATGCCATGCTGATCAGCCGGCTGTTCAAAGCCTTGTTCAAGCGCGGTGTCCTGGTGCTGGTCACCTCCAACTACCCGCCCGCGGGCCTGTTGCCCAACCCCCTGTACCACCAGCGTTTCAAGCCGGTGATCGACTTGATCGCGGCGCGTATGGAGGTGTTGGAAGTCAGTTCGCCCCGCGACTTCCGCAGCCTGCCCCAGGCCCATGCCGAACAGCGCTTCACCCAGGGGCAATACGTGTGGCCGGGCACGCCGGCACAACGTGAGGCCCTTGGCTTGCCCACCACCGATTGCCCGCCGCAGCCCCTCAGCGTCGGCGCCCGCCAGTTGACCTGCCGCCAGCGCGAAGCACACCGCATCGCTTTCACGTTCAGCGACCTGTGCGAACAACTCACTGCGGTAATGGACTACCTGCTGCTGTGCGACGACTTCGACCACTGGATCATCGATGGGCTGCCATACCTGGCGGATTGCCCGATCGCCGTGCAACAGCGCTTTATCAACCTGGTAGACGTACTCTACGACCGCGATAAGCAGTTGACCCTGATCGGCGAACAGCCCCTGGCCAAATCCCTGGAAGGCCAGGCCATCGACCTGGCCCGCACGGCCAGCCGCCTGAACCAATTGCAAACGGTCAGCCCGCAACGCGCGCCCGACCCGGTATCATGA
- a CDS encoding protein kinase has translation MNTLAQLKAGQLAGITRLDLSCGLTEFPREIFELADSLEILNLSGNALSSLPDDLHRLPHLRVLFCSDNAFTELPECLGQCAKLSMIGFKANQIRHVPAAALPPQLRWLILTDNRISQLPDELGQRPLLQKLMLAGNQLAHLPPSLANCQNLELIRIASNRLTRLPEWLLTLPSLTWLAYAGNPVEMAVDVAADDATPDIPWSQLALADVLGEGASGVIRKAMWQPEAKPVAVKLYKGAITSDGSPLHEMQACIAAGQHPNLIKVEGRVVGHPDGQAALVMDLIEPSYRNLAALPSLASCTRDIYDPATRFSLAVALRMARGIASVAAHLHRHGITHGDLYGHNILWNAAGDCLLGDFGAASFHATADTLETRALQRIEVRAFGVLLGEFLERIDTGLSDDTRQVLEGLQARCCQPEVLARPSFEEVEALLQSIPHP, from the coding sequence ATGAATACCCTCGCCCAACTCAAGGCCGGCCAACTGGCCGGTATCACGCGCCTGGACCTGTCCTGCGGGCTGACTGAATTCCCCCGGGAAATCTTCGAACTGGCCGACTCCCTGGAAATCCTCAACCTCAGCGGCAACGCCCTGAGCAGCCTGCCGGATGACCTGCATCGCCTGCCGCACCTGCGCGTACTGTTCTGCTCGGACAACGCCTTTACGGAACTGCCCGAATGCCTGGGCCAGTGCGCCAAACTGAGCATGATCGGCTTCAAGGCCAACCAGATCCGCCACGTACCGGCGGCCGCGCTGCCGCCGCAGTTGCGCTGGCTGATCCTCACCGATAACCGCATCAGCCAACTGCCCGACGAACTGGGCCAGCGGCCGTTGCTGCAAAAACTGATGCTGGCCGGCAACCAACTCGCGCATTTGCCGCCGAGCCTGGCCAACTGCCAGAACCTTGAGCTGATCCGCATCGCCTCCAACCGTCTGACCCGCTTGCCCGAATGGCTGCTGACACTGCCGAGCCTGACCTGGCTGGCCTACGCCGGCAACCCGGTGGAAATGGCGGTTGACGTGGCCGCCGACGACGCGACACCGGATATTCCCTGGTCGCAACTGGCGCTCGCCGACGTGCTCGGGGAAGGTGCCTCCGGAGTGATTCGCAAGGCCATGTGGCAACCTGAGGCCAAGCCCGTCGCGGTCAAACTCTATAAAGGCGCCATCACCAGCGACGGCTCGCCATTGCATGAAATGCAGGCCTGCATCGCGGCCGGGCAGCACCCCAACCTGATCAAGGTCGAAGGCCGTGTGGTGGGCCACCCCGACGGCCAGGCCGCGCTGGTGATGGACCTGATCGAACCGAGCTACCGTAACCTCGCCGCCCTGCCCAGCCTCGCGTCCTGCACCCGCGACATCTACGACCCTGCTACCCGCTTCAGCCTCGCCGTGGCATTGCGCATGGCGCGGGGCATCGCCTCGGTGGCCGCACACCTGCACCGGCACGGCATCACCCATGGTGACCTGTACGGCCACAATATCCTGTGGAATGCGGCGGGTGATTGCCTGCTGGGGGATTTTGGCGCCGCGTCATTCCATGCCACGGCAGATACCCTGGAGACCAGGGCGTTGCAGCGCATTGAAGTGCGGGCGTTCGGGGTGTTGCTCGGGGAGTTTCTGGAGCGGATTGACACGGGTTTGAGCGACGACACGCGTCAGGTGCTAGAAGGCTTGCAGGCGCGCTGCTGCCAGCCGGAGGTGTTGGCACGGCCGAGTTTCGAGGAAGTCGAAGCGCTGCTGCAATCTATCCCACACCCCTGA
- a CDS encoding YebC/PmpR family DNA-binding transcriptional regulator produces the protein MGAQWKVKHKEAAANAKGKIFGKLVKEITIAARNGADTATNAHLRLVVEQAKKASMPKETLDRAIKKGAGLLGETVQYHRVTYEGFAPHQVPLIVECVTDNINRTVAEIRVAFRKGQLGASGSVAWDFNHVGLIEASPDSPDADPEMAAIEAGAQDFEEGEEEGTTLFITETTDLDAVQKALPEQGFTVLSAKLGYISKNPVSGLTDAQMAEVEAFLEGLDNHDDVQDMFVGLAG, from the coding sequence ATGGGCGCACAGTGGAAAGTCAAACATAAAGAAGCGGCAGCCAATGCCAAGGGCAAGATCTTCGGCAAGCTGGTGAAAGAGATCACCATCGCCGCGCGCAATGGCGCCGACACGGCGACCAACGCCCACCTGCGTCTGGTGGTGGAGCAGGCCAAAAAGGCTTCGATGCCCAAGGAAACCCTGGACCGCGCCATCAAGAAAGGTGCCGGCCTGCTGGGTGAAACCGTGCAGTACCACCGGGTGACCTACGAAGGGTTCGCCCCGCACCAGGTGCCGTTGATCGTCGAGTGCGTCACCGACAACATCAACCGCACCGTGGCGGAAATCCGCGTGGCCTTCCGTAAGGGCCAACTGGGGGCTTCCGGCTCCGTGGCCTGGGACTTCAACCACGTTGGCCTGATCGAAGCGTCGCCGGACAGCCCGGACGCTGATCCGGAAATGGCCGCGATTGAAGCCGGCGCCCAGGACTTCGAAGAAGGTGAAGAAGAAGGCACCACCCTGTTCATTACCGAGACCACCGACCTGGACGCCGTGCAAAAAGCCTTGCCGGAGCAGGGCTTCACCGTACTGTCGGCCAAGCTGGGCTACATCTCGAAAAACCCGGTGAGCGGCTTGACCGACGCGCAGATGGCGGAAGTCGAAGCCTTCCTCGAAGGTCTGGACAACCATGACGACGTGCAGGATATGTTCGTCGGCTTGGCAGGCTGA
- a CDS encoding LysR substrate-binding domain-containing protein: MNLFQLRAFDAVAREGSFTRAAARLFISQPAVTGHIKALEEHYQIPLLRRTARRVELTEEGARLAAITRAIFGLVDEAQTLLEANRQLLSGRLEVAADGPHLVMPMIASLRARYPGITVNLRLGNAQETLAALLAEHVDVAVLTEAEPRNGLHLHPLGESRICALVPASHPWATLPKGIGLEQLNEVIMVLREPGSITRRTFDDACLATNVQPRVLLELDSREAVTEAVAAELGVGVVSSMEVSQDPRVQAVPIRGEGLLNRHMLGCMERRRSLRLIQAFFELAPMRGLVPEQDATIKPLRT, translated from the coding sequence ATGAACCTGTTCCAATTGCGCGCATTCGATGCCGTGGCCCGCGAGGGTAGCTTTACCCGTGCGGCAGCGCGGCTGTTCATCAGCCAGCCGGCGGTCACCGGGCATATCAAGGCCCTGGAGGAGCACTACCAGATCCCGCTGTTGCGTCGCACGGCGCGGCGGGTCGAGTTGACCGAGGAGGGCGCGCGCCTGGCGGCGATCACGCGCGCGATCTTCGGCCTGGTCGACGAGGCGCAGACCCTGCTGGAGGCCAATCGACAATTGCTCTCCGGGCGCCTGGAAGTGGCGGCGGACGGCCCGCACCTGGTGATGCCGATGATTGCCAGCCTGCGTGCGCGTTACCCCGGCATCACCGTCAACCTGCGCTTGGGCAATGCCCAGGAAACCCTGGCGGCGTTGCTGGCCGAGCACGTGGATGTAGCGGTGCTGACTGAGGCGGAGCCGCGCAATGGCTTGCACCTGCACCCCTTGGGCGAGTCGCGGATTTGCGCGTTGGTACCGGCCAGCCACCCGTGGGCGACGCTGCCCAAGGGCATTGGCCTGGAGCAATTGAACGAGGTGATCATGGTGCTGCGCGAGCCCGGCTCCATCACCCGACGCACCTTCGACGACGCCTGCCTGGCGACCAATGTGCAACCCAGGGTGTTGCTGGAACTGGACAGCCGCGAGGCGGTGACCGAAGCCGTCGCGGCTGAATTGGGGGTTGGCGTGGTGTCGTCGATGGAGGTCAGCCAGGACCCGCGCGTGCAGGCGGTGCCGATCCGCGGCGAGGGGCTGCTGAACCGGCATATGCTCGGGTGCATGGAGCGGCGCCGGTCGTTGCGTTTGATTCAGGCGTTCTTCGAGCTGGCGCCGATGAGGGGCTTGGTGCCGGAGCAGGATGCGACGATCAAACCCTTGCGAACCTGA
- a CDS encoding 2-aminoethylphosphonate--pyruvate transaminase, whose translation MSTAAPILLTPGPLTTSARTRQAMMVDWGSWDDRFNQLTASTCAQLLAILNGAESHHCIPLQGSGTFAVEAAIGTLVPRDGKVLVLINGAYGKRLAKICEVLGRTFSTFATAEDEPTTAADVDRLLHADPAITHVALIHCETSTGILNPLPQIAEVVKRHGKRLIVDAMSSFGALPIDARQVPFEALIAASGKCLEGVPGMGFVFAEKQALAAAQGNCHSLAMDLFEQHSYMAKTGQWRFTPPTHVVAALHEALLHYHEEGGLPARHQRYANNCQALLDGMAELGLRSFLPAAIQAPIIVTFHAPKDPRYQFKAFYERVKAKGFILYPGKLTEVETFRVGCIGHVDIAEMQAAVAAVAQVLQEMEVLDI comes from the coding sequence ATGAGCACTGCCGCGCCGATCCTGCTGACACCTGGCCCCTTGACCACCTCTGCCCGCACTCGCCAGGCAATGATGGTGGATTGGGGGTCATGGGATGACCGTTTCAACCAACTCACTGCCAGCACCTGCGCGCAACTGCTGGCGATCCTCAACGGTGCCGAAAGCCACCATTGCATCCCCTTGCAGGGCAGCGGCACCTTCGCCGTCGAAGCCGCCATCGGCACCCTGGTGCCCCGCGACGGCAAGGTGCTGGTGCTGATCAACGGCGCCTATGGCAAACGCCTGGCGAAGATCTGTGAAGTACTCGGCCGTACGTTCAGCACCTTTGCGACCGCCGAGGACGAACCCACTACCGCCGCCGACGTCGACCGCCTGCTGCACGCCGACCCGGCCATCACCCACGTCGCCTTGATCCACTGCGAAACCAGCACCGGCATTCTGAATCCGCTGCCGCAGATCGCCGAGGTGGTCAAACGCCACGGCAAGCGCCTGATCGTCGACGCCATGAGCTCGTTCGGCGCACTGCCGATCGATGCCCGCCAAGTGCCGTTCGAGGCGTTGATCGCCGCCTCGGGCAAATGCCTGGAGGGCGTGCCCGGCATGGGCTTTGTCTTCGCCGAAAAACAGGCGCTGGCCGCCGCCCAAGGCAACTGCCACTCCCTGGCGATGGACCTGTTCGAGCAGCACAGCTACATGGCCAAGACCGGCCAGTGGCGCTTCACCCCGCCCACCCACGTGGTCGCCGCCCTGCACGAAGCGCTGCTGCACTACCACGAAGAGGGCGGCCTGCCCGCGCGCCATCAGCGCTACGCCAATAACTGCCAGGCGTTGCTCGACGGCATGGCCGAACTGGGCCTGCGCAGCTTCCTGCCGGCAGCGATCCAGGCGCCGATCATCGTCACCTTCCACGCGCCAAAAGACCCGCGCTACCAGTTCAAGGCGTTCTATGAACGGGTCAAGGCCAAGGGTTTCATTCTGTATCCCGGCAAATTGACCGAGGTCGAGACCTTCCGCGTCGGCTGCATCGGCCACGTCGATATCGCCGAGATGCAGGCGGCGGTGGCGGCGGTCGCCCAGGTGCTGCAAGAGATGGAAGTGTTGGACATTTGA
- the phnX gene encoding phosphonoacetaldehyde hydrolase gives MNYQTPNTLQAVILDWAGTVVDFGSFAPTQIFVEAFAEFDVPVSIEEARGPMGMGKWDHIRTLCDQPAVAERYRKVFGRTPSDDDVTAIYQRFMPLQIEKIAAHSALIPGALDTIAALRAQGIKIGSCSGYPKPVMDKVVALAARNGYSADHVVATDEVPNGRPWPAQALANVIALGIDDVAACVKVDDTVPGILEGRRAGMWTVALTCSGNALGLTYAQFRALDSATLASERTRIETLFQASRPHYLIDTISDLPAVITDINQRLARGEMPQAH, from the coding sequence ATGAACTATCAAACCCCCAACACCCTCCAGGCCGTCATCCTCGACTGGGCTGGCACCGTAGTCGACTTCGGTTCGTTCGCCCCCACGCAGATCTTTGTCGAAGCCTTCGCCGAGTTCGACGTGCCCGTCTCGATCGAAGAAGCCCGTGGCCCGATGGGCATGGGCAAGTGGGACCATATCCGCACCCTCTGCGACCAACCGGCGGTCGCCGAGCGCTACCGCAAGGTGTTCGGCCGCACGCCCAGCGATGACGACGTCACCGCCATCTACCAGCGCTTCATGCCCTTGCAGATCGAGAAAATCGCCGCACACTCGGCCCTGATCCCCGGCGCCCTCGACACCATCGCGGCGCTGCGTGCACAGGGGATCAAGATCGGTTCCTGCTCGGGCTACCCCAAGCCAGTGATGGACAAGGTTGTCGCCCTGGCGGCCCGCAACGGCTATAGCGCCGACCACGTGGTTGCCACCGACGAAGTCCCCAATGGCCGTCCATGGCCGGCCCAGGCCCTGGCCAACGTGATCGCGCTGGGCATTGACGATGTGGCGGCCTGCGTCAAGGTCGACGACACCGTCCCGGGCATTCTCGAAGGCCGCCGCGCCGGGATGTGGACCGTGGCCCTGACCTGCTCCGGCAACGCCCTGGGCCTGACCTACGCGCAATTTCGCGCACTGGACAGCGCCACCCTGGCCAGCGAACGCACGCGCATCGAGACGCTGTTCCAAGCCTCGCGCCCGCACTACCTGATCGACACCATCAGCGACCTGCCGGCGGTGATCACGGACATCAACCAGCGCCTGGCACGCGGTGAAATGCCGCAAGCGCACTGA
- a CDS encoding cytochrome b, translated as MPWKNSDTRYSTMSIALHWLMVVLLAVVYACIEFRGIFPKGSGGRALIVEMHFMFGLTVFVLVWLRLFARSLGVAPKIVPAPPPWQSSLATLMHLALYVFMIGMPIAGWLIVSAQGHSVMFYGVELPPLIGENKDLAKQIKEWHELGGSIGYWLIGLHAVAGLYHHYFMRDNTVLRMMPKR; from the coding sequence ATGCCGTGGAAAAATTCCGATACACGCTACAGCACCATGTCGATTGCGTTGCACTGGTTGATGGTGGTGTTGCTGGCGGTGGTCTACGCCTGCATTGAGTTTCGCGGGATCTTTCCCAAAGGCAGTGGCGGGCGGGCGTTGATCGTCGAAATGCACTTCATGTTCGGCCTGACCGTGTTTGTGCTGGTGTGGCTGCGCCTGTTTGCACGCAGCCTGGGCGTTGCACCGAAGATCGTTCCGGCCCCCCCGCCATGGCAGTCCTCGCTGGCGACCCTGATGCATCTGGCGCTGTACGTGTTCATGATCGGCATGCCGATCGCCGGTTGGCTGATCGTCAGCGCCCAAGGGCATTCCGTGATGTTCTACGGGGTCGAGTTACCGCCGCTGATCGGTGAAAACAAGGACCTGGCCAAGCAGATCAAGGAATGGCACGAACTGGGCGGTTCGATCGGTTATTGGTTGATCGGGCTGCACGCGGTGGCCGGCCTTTACCACCATTACTTCATGCGCGATAACACGGTGTTGCGCATGATGCCCAAGCGCTAG